Below is a genomic region from Candidatus Nitrosocosmicus arcticus.
GGATAAGATTTGAACCTGATAAATTAGATGACGTGGCCGATTCCATTACACGAGAAAATATAAGATCTTTGATAAGTAATGGGTCCATTTGGACCGCAAAAGTTAAAGGCACTTCTAGGGGTCGAACAAGGACAAAACTCGCAACTAAGAAAAAACATGGAACTGGTCCGGGATCCAAAAAAGGCAAAAAGACAGCTCGAGTTGGGAAAAAGGAAGTTTATGTTATCAAGGTACGATCGATGAGAAGGCATTTAAAGATATTAAAAGAGAGAAAGGATATAACAAATGAACAATTCTGGGCACTCTATAAAAAAGTAAATGGTGCTCAAGTACGCTCCTTGTCTCATCTTAGGGAACTTGTCAAGATAACAAAAACTCATTAAAATCGTATTTCATTATCCTTTTTTCTCTTACACGACAATTCTTACTTTTTAATAATTTGTATTACTATAATTCTTT
It encodes:
- a CDS encoding 50S ribosomal protein L19e, which translates into the protein MVVNIHKKRELASRILGVGVNRIRFEPDKLDDVADSITRENIRSLISNGSIWTAKVKGTSRGRTRTKLATKKKHGTGPGSKKGKKTARVGKKEVYVIKVRSMRRHLKILKERKDITNEQFWALYKKVNGAQVRSLSHLRELVKITKTH